In a genomic window of Candidatus Glassbacteria bacterium:
- a CDS encoding calcium/sodium antiporter produces the protein MPVWVNSLVILGTITLLAVGAYYVVESATRIAQRLHVSELVIGLTVVAFGTSAPEFAVTLNSAFRGYGDISVGNIVGSNIFNLGFILGGCALVRTINTSAHLLRRDGTILIVSSVLLLGLIVSDLTLSHLDGALLFLLFAAYLFYLFRSRKALPSTDAEERARVPEPGRRARPLLQEWLLLIVGLACIVYGSHLLVGSSTALAKTFGVSEWVIGVTVVAVATSVPELVVSLVAILKHRHGISVGNIIGSSIFNVLGVLGLAGILRPVGVDPMARFSLAALAVMVLVLLVFIRTGWRISRLEGVALLVMATVMWVTILMLQGA, from the coding sequence CTGCCCGTCTGGGTCAATTCTCTGGTGATCCTGGGGACCATCACGCTGCTGGCCGTGGGGGCCTACTACGTGGTCGAGTCCGCCACCCGCATTGCGCAGCGCCTGCACGTCAGCGAACTGGTAATCGGCCTGACGGTGGTGGCTTTCGGCACGTCGGCCCCCGAGTTCGCCGTGACGCTGAACTCCGCTTTCCGCGGGTACGGGGACATCTCGGTGGGCAACATAGTGGGATCCAACATCTTCAACCTGGGCTTCATCCTGGGCGGGTGCGCCCTGGTGCGCACCATCAACACCAGCGCGCACCTGCTGCGGCGCGACGGCACCATCCTCATTGTTTCCTCCGTGCTGCTGCTGGGCCTGATTGTATCGGACCTGACGCTGAGCCACCTGGACGGGGCCCTGCTCTTCCTGCTCTTTGCCGCCTATCTCTTCTATCTCTTCCGCTCCCGCAAGGCCCTGCCGAGCACGGACGCGGAAGAAAGGGCCCGCGTGCCAGAGCCGGGGCGCAGGGCAAGGCCCCTTCTGCAGGAATGGCTGCTGCTGATTGTTGGGCTGGCCTGCATCGTTTACGGCAGCCACCTGCTGGTGGGCTCATCCACTGCGTTGGCCAAGACTTTCGGGGTCAGTGAATGGGTGATAGGCGTTACGGTGGTGGCCGTGGCCACCTCGGTGCCGGAGTTGGTGGTGAGCCTGGTGGCCATCCTGAAGCACCGCCACGGCATCAGCGTCGGCAACATCATCGGCAGCAGCATCTTCAACGTGCTGGGCGTGCTGGGCCTGGCCGGCATCCTGCGGCCGGTGGGGGTGGACCCGATGGCGCGTTTCTCGCTGGCCGCCCTGGCGGTGATGGTGCTTGTCCTGCTGGTCTTTATCCGCACGGGGTGGCGGATCTCCCGCCTGGAGGGCGTGGCGCTGCTGGTAATGGCCACCGTGATGTGGGTGACCATCCTGATGCTGCAGGGGGCATAG
- a CDS encoding DUF2179 domain-containing protein has protein sequence MEQLLDTLDQYPLLLPLAIMLSRVVDVSIGTVRMIMVFRGRRYTAAVLGFFEVTIWLLAITGIIAHLTNVIGYLAYGLGFALGNVVGLIIEQKMAVGQQVVRFISSEEGENISRVLRSQGFGVTEFSGSGREGPVLLGFVIAPRKKVAELMEIISGVDPKSVVTIEDVRHSNIVEYNQRPAGGLWGWMRILKKK, from the coding sequence GTGGAACAACTGCTGGACACGCTCGACCAATACCCGCTGCTGCTGCCGCTGGCGATCATGCTCAGCCGCGTGGTGGATGTCTCGATCGGCACGGTGCGGATGATCATGGTTTTCCGCGGCCGTCGCTACACAGCCGCCGTCCTGGGCTTTTTCGAGGTGACAATCTGGCTGCTGGCGATCACCGGGATAATCGCCCATCTCACCAACGTGATCGGCTACCTGGCCTACGGACTGGGCTTCGCACTGGGCAACGTGGTCGGCTTGATTATCGAGCAAAAAATGGCCGTGGGCCAGCAGGTGGTGCGCTTTATCAGCAGCGAGGAAGGGGAGAATATCAGCCGGGTGCTGCGTTCGCAGGGATTCGGCGTTACCGAGTTTTCCGGTTCGGGCCGCGAGGGACCGGTCCTGCTGGGCTTCGTGATCGCGCCGCGCAAAAAAGTGGCGGAGCTGATGGAGATTATCTCCGGGGTGGACCCAAAGTCGGTGGTGACAATCGAGGACGTGCGGCACAGCAATATCGTGGAGTACAACCAGCGGCCGGCCGGCGGGTTGTGGGGCTGGATGAGAATCCTGAAGAAGAAGTGA
- a CDS encoding Gfo/Idh/MocA family oxidoreductase has product MTTKNMSNRREFLRKASMGSLGLLLLSRNAGAIAANDKVVVAHIGLGSMGNSHLRWFAGLPDVRIAALCDLDEQRLGRAMDSLKEIHPDTRAKAYTDFRRILEREDIDAITCATPDHWHAPIANLAFQAGKDVYGEKPLSYTPVEGRAMLGNLNRYERVFQLGTQIHAGENYHRVVELVRSGRLGKIHTARIWKTGGPPALGFPANRTPPESLNWDMWLGPAPYAEYTPARCHGTFRYFFDYSGGVFGDFWCHIADIVFWALEPGRLLSIDARGEVPHNSIADTPLWIDIDYEFEDLKIHWTTTPPQVPGAADRQIGACFEGTKGSLLCDYSSCEVTLDGEKLADIPDVPKTLPRSPGHQRNFIDSVKSRTQPESNLEYVRRMTLPMHLGLISFRLGRKLVWDDTAERFVGDNAANYLLSRPYRAPWIFS; this is encoded by the coding sequence ATGACCACGAAAAACATGTCTAACCGCCGCGAGTTCCTGCGCAAAGCTTCGATGGGATCGCTGGGCCTGCTGCTGCTGTCGCGCAATGCCGGCGCTATCGCCGCCAATGACAAAGTCGTCGTTGCTCACATCGGGCTTGGCTCGATGGGGAACTCGCACCTGAGGTGGTTCGCCGGCCTGCCCGACGTCCGGATCGCCGCGCTTTGCGACCTGGACGAACAGAGACTTGGCAGGGCGATGGATTCGTTAAAGGAAATCCATCCGGATACCCGCGCCAAAGCTTACACCGATTTCCGTCGCATCCTGGAACGAGAGGATATCGACGCGATAACCTGCGCCACACCCGACCACTGGCACGCCCCGATTGCGAATCTGGCCTTTCAGGCGGGCAAGGATGTTTACGGAGAGAAACCTCTCTCATATACGCCGGTCGAAGGGCGGGCCATGCTGGGGAACTTGAACCGGTATGAGCGTGTTTTCCAGCTGGGCACCCAGATTCACGCCGGTGAAAACTACCACCGCGTGGTCGAACTGGTCCGCTCAGGCAGGCTGGGGAAAATCCACACCGCGCGTATCTGGAAGACAGGCGGCCCGCCCGCTCTCGGGTTCCCGGCCAACCGGACTCCGCCGGAAAGCCTGAACTGGGATATGTGGCTCGGCCCGGCGCCGTACGCTGAATATACCCCGGCCCGCTGTCACGGGACATTCCGCTATTTTTTCGACTACTCCGGCGGGGTATTCGGGGATTTCTGGTGCCATATCGCGGATATCGTCTTCTGGGCGCTCGAGCCTGGCCGCCTGCTCAGTATCGACGCCAGGGGCGAGGTGCCCCACAACAGTATTGCCGACACGCCTCTCTGGATCGACATCGACTATGAATTCGAGGACCTGAAGATCCACTGGACCACGACTCCGCCCCAGGTCCCCGGCGCCGCGGACCGTCAAATCGGCGCCTGTTTCGAGGGGACCAAAGGTTCATTGCTCTGCGATTACTCGAGCTGCGAAGTTACCCTCGACGGCGAGAAGCTCGCCGACATCCCGGACGTACCGAAGACTCTGCCGAGATCGCCGGGACATCAGCGTAATTTTATCGATTCCGTCAAATCGCGCACCCAGCCCGAGAGCAATCTCGAATATGTGCGCAGAATGACGCTCCCGATGCACCTGGGGCTGATCTCATTCCGGCTGGGCAGAAAACTTGTCTGGGACGATACGGCCGAACGGTTTGTCGGTGACAACGCGGCTAATTATTTACTGTCCAGGCCCTATCGCGCGCCCTGGATTTTTTCCTGA